The stretch of DNA GAggtgtcttttatttttattttttttatgtgtttcctTGTCTTGTGGCAGAGCTAACTCATCTGAAAATGCTGAGAGCTCTAGATCTGAGTTCGAATAATTTTTCTAGCTCAACGGAATTGCAAGGCAagcttgcttcttctttttaacgtttttatatatttataatatgaagGGAGATGAAAATAGCTTATTTAAATATAGTTAATGATCATTTTGCAACATACAATATTTTTGCCTTTGATTATTTCAGAACTAAAGAATATGATTAACTTGGAAGTCTTGAGTCTTGCTCAGAATCATTTAGACGGACCTCTCCCAATAGAAGGTACCCTTTTGTTTGCTTCACCTCTATGCAACTATGAGAAGTATCTACTGACTTCTCGATAGAAATATAACTAATtcatctttatgttttgttttcaaatttttttttttttttttttttgcagtattTTGTAAAATGAAGAATCTGCGTGAGCTCGATCTCAGAGGAAACCATTTTGTAGGCCAACTTCCTCTCTGTTTAGGTAGCTTGCACAAGCTGAAGGTTCTTGACCTCTCATCCAACCAGTTTAGTGGAAATCTACTATCTAGTTTCAGTAGCCTTGGATCCCTCGAATATCTCTCATTGTCAGATAACAACTTCGCTGGCTCTTTCTCGCTCAATCCACTCACCAACCTAACAAAGCTCAAGGTGTTCAAACTATCATCAAGATCTCATATGGTACAAGTCGAGACAGAGGGTACCTGGAGGCCAAATTTTCAACTAAGTGTTCTTGTGCTACAATCTTGCAGCTTGGAGAAAATCCCTTCCTTTCTCGCGTACCAGAAAAACTTGCGTCTAGTTGATCTATCCAGCAACAAGTTACCTGGACACATTCCTATCTGGCTGTTGGAGAACAATCCAGATCTTGAAGTCTTACAGTTGCAGAATAATTCATTCACTATTTTTCAAATGCCTGCAATAGTGCATAATTTGCTGATCTTGGATTTCTCAGCTAATAATATCAAAAAGTTCCCTGATAGTATGGACCATGCACTACCAAATCTGGAACGTCTAAATGGCTCCAATAATGGGTTCCAAGGGAATTTTCCATCGTCTATTGGTGAGATGAAGAATATTTCATACTTGGACCTGTCTTATAATAACTTTTATGGGAAGCTACCAAGAAGCTTTGTCACAGGTTGTGTTTCACTAATATTCCTGAAGCTCTCTCACAACAAATTTAGCGGCCCTTTTCTTCCGAGAGAAGCAAACTTCCCTTCGCTTGACGTGTTGAGAATGGATAACAATTTATTTACTGGGAAGATCGGAGGCGGTTTGCGTAACTCTACTTTTTTACGAATCCTTGACATGTCCAATAATGGTCTCGGTGGTGCTATTCCAAGATGGTTGTTTGAGTTTCATTATTTGGATTTCTTATTGATATCCAACAATGTCTTAGAAGGTACGTTACCACCTTCTTTGTTGGGAATGCCCTTTCTCTCGTTTCTCGACCTTTCTGGAAACAATCTTTCTGGAGCCTTACCGTCACGTGTTGATGGTGTGTGGGGGATGAATATGTTCCTACATAACAACAACTTCTCAGGGTCAATTCCGAATACATTGTTGCAAAGTGTTCAGATACTTGATCTGCGGAACAATAAACTCTCTGGGAGTATCCCGCAGTTTGTCGATACCCAAAGcataaatattcttttgttgaagGGAAACAATTTAACAGGATCTATTCCAAGGCAGCTTTGTTATTTGAGAAACATCAGACTGTTAGATCTCTCAGACAACAAGCTCAATGGCTTCATACCTTCATGCCTATATAATTTGTCTTTTGGTCGTTTACAAGAGGACACAACGGCTCTAAACATTCCGCCATCTTTTAATCAAGTGAGTCTTGAGTTGGAATTATACAAATCCACTTTTTTGGTAGATAAGATCGAAGTAGACCGCTCAACCTATCAAGAAGTTGAAATTAAATTTGCAGCCAAGCAAAGGTATGATTCTTATAATGGAAGATCTGAGTTCAGGGAAGGTATACTTCGTCTTATGTATGGGATGGATCTGTCAAACAATGAAGTAAGTGGTGTTATCCCAACGGAGATTGGAGATCTCTTGAAACTACGAGTGTTGAATCTATCTCACAATTTACTGTCGAGTTCTATACCGTCCACCTTCTCCAACCTAAAGGATGTTGAGAGCCTTGATCTTTCTCATAACGTGTTGCAGGGAAGTATTCCCCACCAACTCACTAGCCTTACTTCTCTTGCTGTGTTCAACGTGTCTTACAACAACTTATCAGGAATCATTCCCCTAGGAAGGCAATTTAACACCTTTGATGAGAACAGCTACATAGGCAATCATCTTCTTTGTGGACCACCAACCAATAGAAGTTGTGAGGCTAATAAGAGCTCAGAGGATACAGTGATCggaagagaagacgaagatgatgaagctGCTATTGACATGATGGTCTTCTATTATAGTACTGCTTCAACTTATGTGACAGCGTTGATAAGCATTCTTGCACTTATGTGCTTTGATTGTCCTTGGCGTCGAGCATGGTTCTGCATTGTCGATGCTTTCATTGCCTCTGCAAAAAAATGTGTTTCCTTAAAATAATTTCAGTTTCGTTCAAAAGCTTGAATATATTGTGTTTGAGTTTCGTTCAAAAGATGAAACCCGAACCTTCCGCCTCGGTATGCTTGGAGgatcaattaaaaaatatatatatatatactttttctttttaaatatttgaatggCCCATTGggttcttgtcttcttcacttGACTTGACTTTTAACTTATTTCGTGGAAAGGCTGTATAGATGAGTTTTCAGCCACACAAATAATCATTCGAGTACGGGTGTTTTTCTACAAAGACCTTGACTTCCTCTCATACAATTTTAAGTGTGTTTTGAATTCACTGAAACTTCgatctttttcattttgttgaacTCCTATAAACGTGgtgatattttttgttgaactcCCAGTCCCAAATTGCTTTGGggtttatttcattttctgtgtgtttaatcttttatttgcaATGGAAAGGAAGCTTTTCTTGGGCCAATACTTGATATGGATGATATTACTGTTGGAGCAGCTTCATGGATGCAAAAGCTgtattgagaaagaaagaaaaacattattGGAGCTCAAGAAACTGTTGGAGCTCAAGGTCTCAAGAAGCTTCATAACAAGCTGGGACGATGTTCTCACTACTTGGACTAATGACACAAAGAGTGATTGCTGTCAGTGGGAGTACATTGAATGCAATCGTATAAGTGGCCGGATTATCGGGATTTCTATTGGTTTTTATAACACCGATGGCCCTTTTCCTATTAACGGTATgttattccatttttttaacTGTGCGGTGCCTATCATACACAGCCTACTTAACTAATGATGTATCTTTTGGTtagttcttttaatttttgtaatttttatgtgTCCTTAAACTACAGTTTTTAATTCTCATTGACTCCCTTTTAGGACTAGAGAACTTGACAAAGTTGGAACTGCTAAAGCTGGGTGGACGCGGATTTAACGGCAAAATACTAGGTAGCATCTACTCTCTACATAATTATTGAATTGGTTTATGTCATAGTAAACTCTTCATCTTTCGTTTACATATTAACTAGAAATATCTTGCTTTGCACCTAGGAAAACTGAAAGTAagcttatttttatttggaaaataatatttcttctaaacaaaatattttggcCTTTATTTCATTTCAGAACTAATGAATTTGACTACCTTGAAACGCTTGAGTCTTCAGGGGAATAGCTTTAGTGGGGCTATACATGcaggtttgtgtgtgtgtgattatCAATTTGAACAACAATATAGTTTTACGTATGACACAGAAAATCTCATTATCTTGTTGTTTCTTAGTTTGTAAAATGAAGAATCTAGAGGAGCTCGATCTCGGAACAAATCATTTTGCAGGCGAGCTTCCTCTTTGTTTAGGTAGTTTGAACAAGCTACGGGTTCTTGATCTGTCATCCAACCAGTTTAGTGGGAATCTACCATCTAGTTTCAGTAGCCTTAAGTCCCTCGAATACCTATCATTGTCAGATAACAACTTCAGTGGCTTATTCTCGCTCAGTCCGCTTGCAAACCTCACAAAGCTTAAGGTGTTAAAACTTTCATCAAAATCTGAAATGGTACAAGTCGAAACAGAGGCTACTTGGCAGCCACAGTTTCAACTGAGTGTTGTTGTTCTACGAGTTTGCAGCTTGGAGAAAATCCCTTCCTTTCTCGTGTACCAGAAG from Camelina sativa cultivar DH55 chromosome 9, Cs, whole genome shotgun sequence encodes:
- the LOC104714010 gene encoding LRR receptor-like serine/threonine-protein kinase FLS2, whose product is MVVFFKDDLHFFLSYNFKVNDCDHSLIHVHEFSVFILTKTLTFFFFLIINKFNNHFWLKFYDRGGIRVNDHTSKLLSLEFISFPFFFFISLPMEGKLFLGQYLMIYVLLLLGQLHGCKSCIPKEREALLELKNYLMSRSRESGLDYVLPTWTNGTESDCCQWEGITCNRTSGRVIGLSVGNMYFKESSPLNLSLLHPFEEVRSLNLSTDGYNEFNGFFDDVEGYRSLSRLRNLQIMDLSTNYFNNSIFPFLNATTSLTTLFLPYNEMDGPFPSKALKNLKNLELLDLRANTLRGSMQELTHLKMLRALDLSSNNFSSSTELQELKNMINLEVLSLAQNHLDGPLPIEVFCKMKNLRELDLRGNHFVGQLPLCLGSLHKLKVLDLSSNQFSGNLLSSFSSLGSLEYLSLSDNNFAGSFSLNPLTNLTKLKVFKLSSRSHMVQVETEGTWRPNFQLSVLVLQSCSLEKIPSFLAYQKNLRLVDLSSNKLPGHIPIWLLENNPDLEVLQLQNNSFTIFQMPAIVHNLLILDFSANNIKKFPDSMDHALPNLERLNGSNNGFQGNFPSSIGEMKNISYLDLSYNNFYGKLPRSFVTGCVSLIFLKLSHNKFSGPFLPREANFPSLDVLRMDNNLFTGKIGGGLRNSTFLRILDMSNNGLGGAIPRWLFEFHYLDFLLISNNVLEGTLPPSLLGMPFLSFLDLSGNNLSGALPSRVDGVWGMNMFLHNNNFSGSIPNTLLQSVQILDLRNNKLSGSIPQFVDTQSINILLLKGNNLTGSIPRQLCYLRNIRLLDLSDNKLNGFIPSCLYNLSFGRLQEDTTALNIPPSFNQVSLELELYKSTFLVDKIEVDRSTYQEVEIKFAAKQRYDSYNGRSEFREGILRLMYGMDLSNNEVSGVIPTEIGDLLKLRVLNLSHNLLSSSIPSTFSNLKDVESLDLSHNVLQGSIPHQLTSLTSLAVFNVSYNNLSGIIPLGRQFNTFDENSYIGNHLLCGPPTNRSCEANKSSEDTVIGREDEDDEAAIDMMVFYYSTASTYVTALISILALMCFDCPWRRAWFCIVDAFIASAKKCVSLK